GCTACGGCTTTGCCGACAGCTTCGGCGGCAATCACCAGACGGCGCGGATCGCGAACCGCGTCGGCCGGTTCTGGTTCGCGCTGTCGCTCGACCGGCTGGAAAACAACGGCCAGCCGATGCAGTACGCGAGCCCCAATTCGGCCTACAACCCGAAACTGGGTGCCGCCGTGCCGGTGACGGGCGCCGCGACGGATATCGGCCCCAACGGCAAGCCACGGACCATCGTCGGCGCGCAGACGATCGAGCGGACCGAACAGCTCAACGAGACGGTCCGGATGGGCTATGCGTTCACCGATCACGTCGATGCGACGCTGACGCTGGGGCATTGGGAGAACCATTACCGGCAGCACGGCGAGACCTTCATGCGAGATGCGACGGGCAATCCCGTCTACGGCGGCAACGTGTCGATCGGCGGCCAGAATATGACGGTCGCGCCGAATGCGTTCGCGCCGCAGCGCGGCGACCAGGAGAACTGGCTGTACGCGCTCGGGTTGAACGGCCGGCTCGATTCCGGCTGGCGGCTGTCGGGCGTCGTGTCCGCGTACGACGTGTCGCGCGACGTGCTGCGCGCGGCCTCGACCGTGCAGGGTGGGGCGGGCACGCTGTTCCAGGGCGACGGCACCGGCTGGCGCACGCTCGACCTGAAGGCCGAGGCGCCGGCAGTGAAAGGTCATACGTTCACGTTCGGCTATCACTACGACAACTACTTCCTGCGCAACGTCACGTACAACACGGCCGACTGGCTGGCCGGCCCGACCACGTCGCTCGCGAGCGTCTATCGCGGCGACACGCGCACGCAGGCGCTGTTCGGGCAGGACGCGTGGCGTTTCGCGCCGCGCTGGCTCGCGACGCTCGGGCTGCGCTACGAGCGCTGGAACGCGTATGGCGGCGCGCTCGGCAATGCGCGCGGCACGCTCGGCTATGCGGACCGCGGCGCGAACGCGCTGTCGCCGAAAGTCGCGCTGCAGTGGGACGCGACGGAGGTCTGGCGCTTCCGGCTGTCGTTCGCGACCGGCACGCGGTTCCCGACGGTCGGCGAATTGTTCCAGGGCACGATTTCGAACAACGCGATCGTCAACAACAACCCGAACCTGCGGCCGGAGAAGGCGATCGACTGGGACTTCACGGCCGAACGCGACGTGGGCGTCGGCGTCGTGCGCGCGAGCGTGTTCCAGAGCGATCTGCGCGACTCGATCTACAGCCAGACGACGGTGTCGGGCGCGACCACCGTCACCAACATCTCGAACGTCGACCGCGTGCGCGTGCGCGGCGTCGAACTCGCGTTCAGCGGCGAGAACGTCGGGGTGCGCGGGCTCGATCTCGACGCGAACGTATCGGCGAGCAACGCGCAGATCCTCGCCGATGCCGCGAACCCGGCCTACGTCGGTTCGCGTTTCCCGCGCATTCCTCGCATGCGCGCGAACCTGCTCGCGTCGTATCGCTTCGACGAGCACTGGCTCACGAGCGTCGGCGTGCGCTACTCGGGCCGCCAGTTCAACACGCTCGACAACAGCGACGTGAATCCGGAAGTCTACGGCGGCACGAGTTCATTCACGGTCGTCGATCTGAAGGCGCGCTACCGCTTCGATCGTCACTGGACCGCGTCGGCCGGCATCGACAACGTGACGGACCGCCGCTACTACACGTTCCACCCGTATCCGGGCCGCACGTTCTATGGAGAACTGAAATGGTCGCTGTGAAATCGAGGCCGCGGGCGGCGCTCGATGCGGGATGGCGAGAGGCGATGTCGCGCCCCGTGTGGATCGGGCGCGATGGCGTGCATGAAGCGCGCGGCGGATTGCTGAAGGCCGACGTGCTCGACGGCAGGTGGCGGCACGCGAAGCGCTGACGGAGCCGGTGGCGCGCGGCGAACCGGCTGTGCGCCGCGCCCGATGCGAAAACGCGCCCGAAGGCGCGTGGAGAGAAACGTCAGGCCGCTCGCCTGAATAGCCGGATCACGAACAGCAGGATCACCGCGCCGATGACCGCGACAATCACCGAGCCGATGAAGCCGCTGCCGATGCTGATGCCGAGCAGCCCGGCAAGCCAGCCGCCGATCACCGCGCCGACGATCCCGACGATGATGTCGACGATCAGCCCGAAGCCGCCGCCCTTCACGAGCAAGCCGGCAAGCCAACCGGCGATCGCGCCGATGATGAGCCACATAATCAAGCCATGAGTCATGGTGGTCCTCTCCTTGGGTTGAGTCGAAATGACCGGGC
This DNA window, taken from Burkholderia cenocepacia, encodes the following:
- a CDS encoding GlsB/YeaQ/YmgE family stress response membrane protein, with product MTHGLIMWLIIGAIAGWLAGLLVKGGGFGLIVDIIVGIVGAVIGGWLAGLLGISIGSGFIGSVIVAVIGAVILLFVIRLFRRAA
- a CDS encoding TonB-dependent receptor is translated as MSFTFAARPSRGRLALACAAAFAWPAAYATSTDDVRAEATRGGGVDRPAAAPAAAGVAAASAPAGDTLTAVSVTAQRQPVDPDTPAVVTSITREQIDAHTNVTTEDALKYAPNLMVRKRYIGDRNSIFAGRDFNELQSARGLVYADGVLLSNLLGSSYAYPPRWSLIPPDDIARVDVLYGPFSALYPGNAIGSTVLLTTRRPEQLEASLSTQFFTQRYHDGYGFADSFGGNHQTARIANRVGRFWFALSLDRLENNGQPMQYASPNSAYNPKLGAAVPVTGAATDIGPNGKPRTIVGAQTIERTEQLNETVRMGYAFTDHVDATLTLGHWENHYRQHGETFMRDATGNPVYGGNVSIGGQNMTVAPNAFAPQRGDQENWLYALGLNGRLDSGWRLSGVVSAYDVSRDVLRAASTVQGGAGTLFQGDGTGWRTLDLKAEAPAVKGHTFTFGYHYDNYFLRNVTYNTADWLAGPTTSLASVYRGDTRTQALFGQDAWRFAPRWLATLGLRYERWNAYGGALGNARGTLGYADRGANALSPKVALQWDATEVWRFRLSFATGTRFPTVGELFQGTISNNAIVNNNPNLRPEKAIDWDFTAERDVGVGVVRASVFQSDLRDSIYSQTTVSGATTVTNISNVDRVRVRGVELAFSGENVGVRGLDLDANVSASNAQILADAANPAYVGSRFPRIPRMRANLLASYRFDEHWLTSVGVRYSGRQFNTLDNSDVNPEVYGGTSSFTVVDLKARYRFDRHWTASAGIDNVTDRRYYTFHPYPGRTFYGELKWSL